The Sulfurospirillum tamanense genome includes a region encoding these proteins:
- the trpB gene encoding tryptophan synthase subunit beta — protein MREKAYTQRFPDSKGYFGKFGGAFLPPQLIEQFEKIEQAYLTIGNSHDFIMKLRDIRKHFQGRPTPVYYAKRLTEHVGGARIYLKREDLNHTGAHKLNHCMGEALLASYLGKKKLIAETGAGQHGVALATAAAYFGLECEIHMGEVDIAKEHPNVIRMRTLGAKVVPVSFGQRTLKEAVDSAFEAYLKDPENSIYAIGSVVGPHPFPRMVRDFQSVVGIEAREQFQEMTGNLPDNLVACVGGGSNAMGLFSAFIDDPCEIYAVEPMGRGAKLGEHAASLTYGSEGVLHGFNSIMLKDDAGEPAAVYSIASGLDYPSVGPEHAYLSSIGRTKIATANDEETIRAFYMLSRFEGIIPALESAHAVAFAMRLAKEKPFESILVNLSGRGDKDIDFVTENYPPEAYM, from the coding sequence ATGAGAGAAAAGGCATATACGCAACGATTTCCTGATAGTAAAGGGTATTTTGGCAAATTTGGCGGGGCATTTTTGCCGCCTCAACTTATTGAACAATTTGAAAAAATAGAACAAGCGTACTTAACCATCGGCAATTCCCATGATTTTATCATGAAACTTCGTGACATTCGCAAGCATTTTCAAGGACGCCCCACGCCGGTGTATTATGCTAAGCGTTTAACAGAGCACGTGGGTGGCGCGCGCATTTACCTCAAGCGTGAAGACTTAAACCACACAGGTGCCCACAAGCTCAACCACTGTATGGGCGAGGCACTTTTAGCGTCGTATCTGGGTAAGAAAAAGCTCATCGCCGAAACGGGTGCAGGACAGCATGGTGTGGCGCTAGCGACTGCGGCGGCCTATTTTGGGCTAGAGTGCGAGATTCATATGGGCGAAGTGGACATCGCCAAAGAGCACCCCAATGTCATTCGCATGCGCACCCTTGGCGCTAAAGTTGTGCCCGTTTCTTTTGGGCAACGCACCCTTAAAGAAGCGGTGGATTCGGCCTTTGAAGCGTACTTAAAGGACCCCGAAAACAGCATCTATGCTATCGGTTCAGTAGTAGGGCCACACCCCTTTCCACGTATGGTGCGGGATTTTCAAAGCGTGGTAGGCATTGAGGCTAGGGAGCAGTTTCAAGAAATGACGGGCAACTTGCCAGACAACCTCGTTGCGTGCGTGGGCGGGGGCAGTAACGCCATGGGCCTTTTTAGCGCGTTTATCGATGACCCGTGTGAGATTTACGCGGTGGAACCCATGGGAAGAGGCGCGAAGCTGGGCGAACATGCGGCAAGCTTGACCTACGGCAGCGAAGGCGTGTTGCACGGGTTTAATTCCATCATGCTTAAAGACGATGCGGGTGAGCCTGCGGCGGTGTATTCGATTGCCAGTGGGTTGGATTATCCTTCGGTGGGGCCAGAACATGCCTACCTAAGCTCCATCGGGCGCACCAAGATTGCCACGGCTAATGATGAAGAGACCATTCGTGCTTTTTACATGCTTTCACGGTTTGAGGGCATCATTCCCGCCCTTGAGAGTGCCCATGCGGTGGCTTTTGCCATGAGGCTAGCCAAAGAAAAACCCTTTGAGTCTATCTTGGTAAACTTGAGTGGGCGTGGCGATAAAGACATCGATTTTGTCACCGAAAACTACCCGCCAGAAGCTTACATGTAA
- the mqnE gene encoding aminofutalosine synthase MqnE, which yields MTHLLDALESGRRLSQSEGEALYDLDLFTLGHYANRARRARFGNQVFFNINRHINPTNICADVCKFCAFSANRKNPNPYTMTHEEILSAVEGSVANGAKEVHIVSAHHPDAGLAWYMDIFKKIKQTFPSLHVKAMTAAEVDYLARTYGLSYDALLDIMLENGVDSMPGGGAEVFDEEVRARICKGKVSSQGWLEIHQKWHERGRMSNATMLFGHVETRAHRIDHMVRLRELQDKTGGFNAFIPLVYQRGNNYLNVTEFLGSQEILKTMAISRLMLDNLPHIKAYWVTSTINLALVAQEFGADDLDGTIEKESIQSAAGAASASGMRLKDFVDLIHTSGFVPVERDSLYNEIKRYM from the coding sequence ATGACACACCTTTTGGATGCGCTTGAATCAGGCCGTAGGCTAAGCCAAAGCGAGGGCGAAGCGCTGTATGATTTGGATCTTTTTACCTTAGGTCACTACGCTAACCGCGCCAGACGCGCGCGCTTTGGAAATCAGGTTTTTTTCAACATCAACCGCCACATCAACCCCACCAACATTTGCGCCGATGTGTGCAAATTTTGTGCCTTTAGCGCGAACCGCAAAAACCCCAACCCTTACACCATGACCCACGAAGAAATCCTGAGTGCCGTAGAGGGCTCGGTTGCCAATGGCGCCAAAGAAGTCCACATCGTCTCTGCGCACCATCCTGATGCAGGACTTGCATGGTACATGGATATTTTCAAAAAAATCAAACAAACATTTCCTTCTTTACATGTAAAGGCTATGACCGCCGCAGAAGTCGATTATTTGGCGCGAACCTATGGGCTTAGCTACGACGCGTTGCTGGATATTATGCTAGAAAATGGTGTGGATTCCATGCCTGGAGGTGGCGCAGAAGTCTTTGACGAAGAGGTGCGCGCGCGTATTTGTAAGGGAAAAGTCAGCTCTCAGGGATGGCTAGAAATCCATCAAAAATGGCACGAACGGGGCCGCATGTCTAACGCCACCATGCTTTTTGGACACGTAGAAACCAGGGCACACCGCATCGACCACATGGTGCGGTTGCGGGAACTTCAGGACAAAACGGGCGGTTTTAACGCATTTATCCCCCTTGTCTACCAGCGAGGCAACAACTACCTCAATGTCACCGAATTTTTAGGTTCTCAAGAGATTTTAAAAACCATGGCCATTAGCCGTTTGATGTTGGATAATTTGCCGCACATTAAAGCCTATTGGGTCACTTCTACTATCAACCTTGCCCTTGTCGCTCAAGAATTCGGTGCGGACGATTTGGACGGCACTATCGAAAAAGAGTCTATTCAATCCGCCGCTGGAGCCGCAAGTGCCTCAGGAATGCGCCTGAAAGACTTTGTGGATCTTATCCATACCAGCGGGTTTGTGCCTGTTGAGCGCGACAGTCTTTATAATGAAATCAAACGTTACATGTAA
- a CDS encoding NCS2 family permease, translating into MDFFKLQSHGTTVKTEAMAGFTTFLTMLYIVPVNAIIMSNAGMPMDALITATALITIFATILNGVWANTPIAMSVGMGLNAYFTFGLVLGMQIPWQTALGVVFLSGIIFLALSLTRFRVWIMESVPKDLRRAISAGIGAFIAFIGLKQMGMVVANPAVIVGLGDFKDPNVLLGVLGLVLIFAFYAWKVKGAFIIAVLVASVVAWVSGLAAYPTEVFSMPASIAPIMFELDILSALSLALLPVIITFLITDMFDSLGTLAGVGYRAGIFKEDGKELQKTLEADAGATVVGTLLGVSTTTSFIESASGVEEGGRTGLTAVFTGLFFIFTLFMLPLFKAIPPNAIYPVLVMVGVLMFSELANIDFKDLATSCATFLIVIMMPLTFSITNGLAFGFISFVLIKLIQREYSVINPGIITLALISVLAFLFH; encoded by the coding sequence GTGGATTTTTTTAAGTTACAAAGCCATGGCACTACCGTCAAAACGGAAGCAATGGCAGGGTTTACCACTTTTTTGACGATGCTCTACATCGTCCCAGTCAATGCCATCATTATGAGTAATGCAGGCATGCCCATGGATGCGCTCATCACTGCAACAGCGCTCATCACTATTTTTGCCACTATTCTTAATGGTGTTTGGGCTAATACACCCATCGCCATGAGTGTGGGCATGGGGCTCAATGCGTACTTCACTTTTGGTTTGGTGTTAGGCATGCAAATCCCGTGGCAAACGGCACTTGGGGTTGTCTTTCTCTCAGGTATTATTTTTCTCGCCCTTTCTTTGACGCGCTTTCGGGTGTGGATTATGGAGAGTGTGCCTAAAGACTTGCGCCGCGCTATTAGTGCGGGGATTGGCGCGTTCATCGCATTTATTGGCTTAAAACAGATGGGTATGGTGGTTGCAAATCCTGCGGTGATTGTAGGCCTTGGCGATTTTAAAGACCCCAATGTCCTTTTAGGTGTCTTGGGCCTCGTGCTTATTTTTGCTTTTTACGCATGGAAAGTAAAAGGTGCCTTTATCATTGCTGTGCTTGTTGCTTCCGTAGTAGCATGGGTGAGCGGACTTGCGGCGTATCCTACAGAGGTGTTTTCTATGCCCGCTTCCATCGCGCCGATTATGTTTGAACTTGATATCCTCTCAGCCCTTAGTCTCGCGCTTTTGCCTGTGATTATCACCTTTTTGATTACGGATATGTTTGATTCCCTTGGTACCCTTGCGGGTGTGGGGTACCGCGCAGGGATTTTTAAAGAAGATGGTAAAGAGTTGCAAAAAACCCTCGAAGCAGACGCGGGTGCTACGGTGGTAGGGACTTTGCTTGGGGTTTCTACGACGACGAGCTTTATTGAAAGTGCGAGTGGAGTAGAAGAGGGCGGTCGCACGGGCTTGACAGCGGTGTTTACGGGCCTGTTTTTTATTTTTACTCTCTTTATGCTACCGTTGTTTAAAGCTATCCCGCCCAATGCCATTTACCCCGTGCTTGTGATGGTTGGGGTGCTCATGTTTAGTGAGCTTGCCAACATCGACTTTAAAGACCTTGCCACCTCGTGCGCAACCTTTTTAATTGTCATCATGATGCCTTTGACTTTTTCTATTACCAATGGCTTGGCGTTCGGGTTTATCTCTTTTGTGCTTATTAAACTCATTCAGCGAGAGTATTCGGTGATTAATCCGGGCATCATCACGTTAGCACTCATCAGTGTGCTCGCCTTTTTATTTCATTAA
- a CDS encoding phosphoribosyltransferase, with protein sequence MQFYSYEEFCVDVNVLAKEVKASFAPEAIVAIARGGMTLGHFLAEALEMRDLYAINSIHYEETRKLDTIEVFNVPNLSKVTRVLVVDDIIDSGETMIEIKRVLLEKYPHIELKVAAVFYKEKALLRPDFAAREATQWIKFFWDFEIDGGA encoded by the coding sequence GTGCAATTTTACAGTTACGAAGAATTTTGTGTCGATGTGAATGTGTTGGCAAAAGAGGTGAAAGCCTCTTTTGCGCCTGAGGCGATTGTGGCTATTGCTAGAGGTGGGATGACGTTGGGGCATTTTTTGGCTGAAGCTTTGGAGATGCGCGATTTGTACGCGATTAACTCGATCCACTATGAAGAGACCCGAAAACTTGACACCATTGAGGTGTTCAATGTCCCCAATCTTTCCAAGGTCACGCGGGTGCTTGTGGTAGATGATATCATCGACAGCGGTGAGACGATGATTGAGATTAAGCGGGTTTTGCTTGAAAAATACCCCCATATAGAGCTCAAAGTTGCCGCTGTTTTTTACAAGGAAAAAGCTTTGCTTCGACCTGATTTTGCAGCACGCGAAGCGACGCAGTGGATTAAGTTTTTCTGGGATTTTGAAATCGACGGCGGAGCCTAA
- a CDS encoding aminodeoxychorismate/anthranilate synthase component II, translating into MVLMIDNYDSFTYNIVQYCLELGATLKVIRNDELTLQEIEALNPEKIIISPGPATPNEAGVSLDVIKHFAGKVPILGICLGHQAIAQAFGGEVIRAKNMMHGKTSRIKQHAPTCLFEGIPEAFITTRYHSLVVNQENLPECITPTAYSADDGEIMALEVKGMPVYGVQFHPESILSEHGYDILRNFLKQ; encoded by the coding sequence ATGGTTTTAATGATTGATAACTATGACAGCTTCACTTACAACATTGTGCAGTATTGCCTAGAGCTCGGTGCAACACTGAAAGTGATTCGCAACGATGAGCTAACGTTGCAAGAGATAGAAGCGCTAAATCCTGAAAAAATCATCATCTCTCCCGGTCCAGCCACACCCAACGAAGCAGGAGTGAGTTTGGATGTAATTAAACATTTTGCGGGAAAAGTACCCATTCTTGGGATTTGTTTGGGGCACCAGGCCATCGCACAAGCCTTTGGCGGTGAAGTGATTCGCGCCAAAAATATGATGCATGGCAAAACGTCGCGGATAAAGCAACATGCCCCTACGTGTTTGTTTGAAGGCATCCCTGAAGCTTTTATTACTACACGCTATCACTCTTTAGTGGTTAATCAAGAGAACTTACCTGAATGCATCACGCCAACGGCATACAGTGCAGATGATGGCGAAATCATGGCGCTTGAAGTCAAAGGGATGCCAGTCTATGGCGTGCAATTTCACCCCGAGTCTATTTTGAGCGAACATGGTTATGATATTCTGAGGAATTTTTTAAAGCAATGA
- a CDS encoding glycosyltransferase family 39 protein — MSETRALGLLFGIHTLFLLYGISQLSISYHEAVVFFQTEGVLHHLVRFSSALFGQNDWALRLPFVFIHLLSTLLLYKIAKPLLKRKIDRLFSVLIYLMLPGISAAALLVNEASLTILLTLLFVWLHQNNYRIVSLVVLCLSLAVDNSFAIFYLALFFYGIAVKDRSLFVIALILFGLSMSFYGFDTGGKPKGYFLDTFGVYAAAFSPLFFLYYMYAIYRIAIKEKKEILWYITFVAFAFSFLLSLRQQLMLEDFIPFAVIAVPLVVRVFFNSFRVRLPRHRCWHASLAMVVMFALSINFVMTIFNKPLYHLVKESDKHFVYNYHVAKELAQWLHDESIDAVDANDAKLQLRLQFYGVQSSKTLLLQEVANSEKTNQNDFLLSYAGKKIAHYRIFPKNPDRAIP; from the coding sequence ATGAGTGAAACACGGGCTCTCGGGCTCCTTTTTGGAATACATACTCTGTTTTTACTTTATGGTATTAGTCAACTCTCTATTAGTTACCACGAAGCAGTGGTTTTTTTTCAGACTGAGGGAGTGTTGCACCATCTTGTGCGCTTTTCTTCTGCACTTTTTGGGCAAAACGACTGGGCATTGCGGCTCCCTTTTGTGTTTATTCATCTTCTCTCCACTCTTTTGCTCTACAAGATAGCCAAGCCACTTTTAAAGCGAAAAATCGACCGACTTTTTAGCGTGCTTATTTACCTTATGCTCCCTGGCATTAGTGCGGCAGCATTGTTGGTCAATGAGGCATCTTTGACTATTTTGCTCACCCTTTTGTTTGTCTGGCTTCACCAAAACAACTACCGCATAGTTTCACTGGTTGTGCTTTGCTTGTCTTTGGCGGTCGATAACTCTTTTGCTATTTTTTATCTTGCACTCTTTTTCTATGGGATAGCAGTAAAAGACCGTTCGCTGTTTGTGATTGCTTTGATTTTATTTGGACTTTCTATGTCTTTTTACGGTTTTGATACAGGCGGAAAACCTAAAGGATACTTTTTAGACACCTTTGGGGTTTATGCAGCGGCGTTTTCACCGCTCTTTTTTTTGTATTACATGTATGCAATTTACCGTATTGCCATTAAAGAGAAAAAAGAGATACTCTGGTACATTACTTTTGTAGCCTTTGCGTTTTCATTTTTGCTCTCCTTGCGTCAGCAGTTGATGTTGGAAGATTTTATTCCCTTTGCTGTGATTGCCGTGCCTTTAGTGGTGCGCGTTTTTTTCAATAGCTTCAGAGTGCGCCTACCAAGACACCGGTGCTGGCATGCCTCCTTGGCAATGGTTGTCATGTTTGCGCTGAGTATCAACTTTGTTATGACTATTTTTAATAAGCCACTCTATCACCTTGTGAAAGAATCAGATAAACATTTTGTTTACAATTACCACGTTGCTAAAGAATTGGCACAATGGCTCCATGACGAAAGTATTGATGCTGTTGATGCCAATGATGCAAAACTTCAACTCAGGCTTCAGTTTTATGGTGTTCAAAGCAGCAAAACACTGCTGCTACAAGAAGTCGCCAATAGTGAAAAAACAAATCAAAATGATTTTTTGCTCAGTTATGCTGGAAAAAAAATAGCGCATTATCGCATTTTCCCTAAAAATCCCGACAGGGCTATCCCGTGA